From Streptomyces griseorubiginosus, one genomic window encodes:
- a CDS encoding DUF2945 domain-containing protein encodes MTKKRDDKAQGEKLARGDEVTWSSHGGTAEGQVERKITRRTEAAGRTVNASPEDPQYEVRSAKSGRTAVHKPSALRRK; translated from the coding sequence ATGACGAAGAAGCGCGACGACAAGGCACAGGGCGAGAAGCTCGCCCGGGGCGACGAGGTCACCTGGAGCAGCCACGGCGGCACCGCCGAGGGGCAGGTCGAACGCAAGATCACCCGACGCACCGAAGCCGCCGGCCGCACCGTGAACGCCTCGCCCGAGGACCCGCAGTACGAGGTGCGCAGCGCCAAGTCCGGCCGGACGGCGGTCCACAAGCCGTCCGCGCTGCGACGCAAGTGA
- a CDS encoding MSMEG_6728 family protein, whose amino-acid sequence MQTFLPDPDFRRSALLLDRRRLGKQRVEALQVLRGLTVPGYGWRHHPAVRMWTGYEEALVRYGLEVCRVWCEQGHQDTCAASLLAGLPALRPGTAVRDQPRLNADGELPPWLGDEAFHESHRSALVRKDPQTYADLFPDTPDDLPYVWPASDRDPRHAPAER is encoded by the coding sequence ATGCAGACGTTCCTGCCCGACCCCGACTTCCGGCGGTCGGCCCTGCTCCTTGACCGGCGCCGGCTGGGCAAGCAGCGGGTCGAGGCCCTGCAGGTCCTGCGCGGTCTGACCGTCCCCGGCTACGGCTGGCGCCACCACCCGGCGGTCCGGATGTGGACCGGGTACGAGGAGGCGCTCGTACGGTACGGCCTGGAGGTCTGCCGGGTCTGGTGCGAGCAGGGACACCAGGACACCTGCGCCGCCTCCCTGCTCGCCGGACTGCCCGCACTCCGTCCCGGCACCGCGGTGCGCGACCAGCCGCGACTGAACGCCGACGGCGAACTGCCGCCCTGGCTCGGCGACGAGGCCTTCCACGAGAGCCACCGCTCGGCACTCGTCCGCAAGGACCCGCAGACCTACGCCGACCTGTTCCCGGACACGCCCGACGACCTGCCCTACGTGTGGCCCGCCTCGGACCGGGACCCGCGGCACGCGCCCGCCGAGCGGTAG
- a CDS encoding NAD(P)-binding oxidoreductase produces the protein MSNFLVLGGSGRTGAHVLEHAARRGHHVRALVRNPDKVRAPAGVELIQGTPANIDDLRKAAEGTDAVISALNNSRTSDNPWAKPVSPPMFMTDATRNTLTVMGEQGIPRIVLTSTQGAGDDWARLNPLVKAFINRSNIKAGFEDHTGVDQLVRASSGIDWTLARAVTLTDKPLSGPVRAAEAGTEKPGARINRADLAQFLVQTVEDDAWIRRAPLVWNTRGAGAAPGEQRGRGSA, from the coding sequence ATGAGCAACTTCCTGGTCCTCGGCGGCAGCGGCCGCACCGGCGCCCACGTCCTGGAGCACGCCGCCCGGCGCGGCCACCACGTCCGCGCCCTCGTCCGCAACCCCGACAAAGTGCGGGCACCGGCCGGCGTCGAACTGATCCAGGGCACGCCCGCCAACATCGATGACCTCCGCAAGGCCGCCGAAGGCACCGACGCGGTGATCAGCGCGCTGAACAACTCCCGCACCTCCGACAACCCGTGGGCCAAGCCGGTCAGCCCGCCGATGTTCATGACCGACGCCACCCGCAACACGCTCACCGTCATGGGCGAACAGGGCATACCCCGCATCGTGCTGACATCCACGCAGGGCGCCGGTGATGACTGGGCGCGGCTCAACCCGCTGGTCAAGGCGTTCATCAACCGGTCGAACATCAAGGCGGGCTTCGAGGACCACACCGGCGTCGACCAGCTCGTCCGCGCCTCGTCCGGCATCGACTGGACCCTGGCCCGCGCCGTCACCCTCACCGACAAGCCCCTGAGTGGTCCCGTACGGGCAGCCGAGGCCGGCACCGAAAAGCCCGGCGCACGGATCAACCGCGCCGACCTCGCCCAGTTCCTCGTCCAGACGGTCGAGGACGACGCATGGATCCGCAGAGCCCCCCTCGTCTGGAACACACGAGGAGCCGGAGCGGCACCTGGTGAACAACGCGGTAGGGGCAGCGCCTGA
- a CDS encoding putative quinol monooxygenase — translation MTKTLYAEFTAREGAAAEVARLLREYALKVRAEEGNLAFDVYTKSEAPRAFWIFEAYRDEEAFRTHLKAPYGGPFNTALTPLIEEDASVLTHLEPVD, via the coding sequence ATGACGAAGACCCTGTACGCCGAGTTCACCGCCCGCGAGGGAGCGGCGGCCGAAGTCGCCCGCCTGCTGAGGGAGTACGCCCTGAAGGTCCGTGCGGAGGAAGGCAACCTCGCTTTCGACGTGTACACCAAGTCGGAGGCCCCGCGGGCCTTCTGGATCTTCGAGGCGTACCGGGACGAGGAGGCCTTCCGAACCCATCTGAAGGCCCCCTACGGCGGCCCCTTCAACACCGCCCTCACGCCGCTCATCGAGGAGGACGCCTCAGTCCTGACCCACCTGGAGCCGGTGGACTGA
- a CDS encoding ATP-binding cassette domain-containing protein: MTTATAPVLEAKGLVKVFGRVVGLNDVDLILHPGEVLAVIGDNGAGKSTLIKCLSGALVPDRGSIRVEGREVTFKGPQDARDAGIETVYQTLAVAPALDIASNLFLAREIRRKGILGSVFRMLDTGEMKKQAADHIKRLGIGTLQNINQAVETLSGGQRQSVAVARTAVFGGRVVILDEPTAALGVRETGQVLKLVRDLRDQGLGVILISHNMPNVFEVADRIHIQRLGGCAGVITPDAYSMEDAVAIMTGAKKISREDAAS; encoded by the coding sequence GTGACGACCGCCACCGCCCCCGTTCTCGAGGCCAAGGGCCTGGTCAAGGTCTTCGGCCGGGTCGTCGGCCTGAACGACGTCGACCTCATCCTGCACCCCGGCGAGGTCCTCGCCGTCATCGGCGACAACGGCGCCGGCAAGTCCACCCTGATCAAGTGCCTGTCCGGGGCCCTCGTCCCGGACCGGGGCAGCATCCGCGTCGAGGGCAGGGAGGTCACCTTCAAGGGGCCGCAGGACGCCCGGGACGCCGGCATCGAGACCGTCTACCAGACCCTGGCGGTGGCTCCGGCCCTGGACATCGCCAGCAACCTCTTCCTCGCCCGCGAGATCCGCCGCAAGGGCATTCTCGGCTCGGTGTTCCGCATGCTCGACACCGGCGAGATGAAGAAGCAGGCCGCCGACCACATCAAGCGGCTCGGCATCGGCACGCTCCAGAACATCAACCAGGCGGTGGAGACGCTCTCCGGAGGCCAGCGCCAGTCGGTGGCCGTGGCCCGGACCGCGGTGTTCGGCGGCCGGGTCGTCATCCTCGACGAACCCACCGCAGCGCTCGGCGTCCGCGAGACCGGCCAGGTCCTCAAGCTCGTCCGCGACCTGCGCGACCAGGGCCTCGGCGTCATCCTCATCAGCCACAACATGCCGAACGTCTTCGAGGTCGCCGACCGCATCCACATCCAGCGCCTCGGCGGCTGCGCGGGCGTCATCACCCCCGACGCGTACTCGATGGAGGACGCGGTGGCCATCATGACCGGCGCGAAGAAGATCAGCCGTGAGGACGCGGCGTCATGA
- a CDS encoding FMN-dependent NADH-azoreductase — translation MSYLLHIDASSLDAASVSRQVARSFRDEWQGAVVHRDLAASPAPHLSAAGITARTTDPAEHTPEQAKAMAVQDELIEEFLGADAYLFTVPLYNLTMPSVFKAWLDQIMVAGRTLSFDGPPPTLGRPATVISARGGGYGPGAPKHGMDHLVPTLETVLGHPTNLGLDLTTVLPELTMAPHVPMMAPLLPMHEASLTKAHDEARRLGSALTGRPTA, via the coding sequence ATGTCCTACCTGCTGCACATCGACGCCTCCTCGCTCGACGCGGCATCCGTCTCCCGTCAGGTCGCCCGGTCCTTCCGTGACGAGTGGCAGGGCGCGGTCGTCCACCGCGACCTGGCCGCCTCCCCCGCCCCGCACCTCAGCGCGGCCGGCATCACCGCCCGCACCACCGACCCCGCCGAGCACACCCCCGAGCAGGCGAAGGCCATGGCGGTCCAGGACGAGCTGATCGAGGAGTTCCTCGGCGCCGACGCCTACCTGTTCACCGTGCCGCTGTACAACCTCACGATGCCGTCCGTGTTCAAGGCATGGCTGGACCAGATCATGGTCGCCGGACGCACCCTGAGCTTCGACGGACCCCCTCCCACCCTCGGCCGCCCCGCCACGGTGATCTCCGCACGCGGCGGCGGCTACGGCCCCGGCGCCCCCAAGCACGGCATGGACCACCTGGTGCCCACGCTGGAAACCGTCCTGGGCCACCCGACCAACCTCGGCCTCGACCTGACGACGGTCCTGCCCGAACTGACCATGGCCCCGCACGTGCCGATGATGGCTCCGCTGCTTCCGATGCACGAGGCGTCCCTGACCAAGGCGCACGACGAGGCCCGCCGCCTGGGCTCTGCCCTGACCGGCCGGCCGACCGCCTGA
- a CDS encoding oxygenase MpaB family protein — protein MLTAVREQMGQALFRRVAGPDGPANRARIHDTPGPRWFAPDRPVRTVHGDASMFIGGLSALLLQSLHPLAMAAVAGHSGFRGDPWGRLQRTSTFLAVTTYGTAEDAQRAVDQVRAIHDRIRGTTSEGVPYHAADPHLLGWVHAAETESFLRAHERYGARPLDAAGYDAYVADTARVAEALGVIAPPRDRRELSERLTAYLPELRATPEARSAARFLLLRPPLPLAVRPFYGGLAANAVSLLPLWARRMLWLPHLPLVEPLAVHPTGQALTRAIRWAMTRPQRPSPGS, from the coding sequence ATGCTGACCGCGGTCCGTGAACAGATGGGCCAGGCCCTGTTCCGCCGCGTCGCGGGCCCCGACGGACCGGCGAACCGCGCCCGCATCCATGACACCCCCGGCCCGCGCTGGTTCGCGCCGGACCGCCCCGTCCGCACGGTCCACGGCGACGCCTCGATGTTCATCGGCGGGCTCAGCGCACTTCTCCTCCAGTCCCTGCACCCGCTCGCCATGGCGGCGGTGGCAGGCCACTCCGGCTTCCGCGGCGACCCGTGGGGCCGCCTCCAGCGCACCAGCACCTTCCTGGCCGTGACGACCTACGGCACCGCCGAGGACGCGCAGCGCGCCGTCGACCAGGTCCGGGCCATCCACGACCGCATCCGCGGGACCACGTCCGAGGGAGTGCCGTACCACGCGGCCGACCCGCACCTGCTGGGCTGGGTCCACGCCGCCGAGACGGAGAGCTTCCTGCGCGCCCACGAGCGATACGGCGCCCGTCCGCTGGACGCCGCGGGATACGACGCGTACGTCGCCGACACCGCACGCGTCGCGGAGGCCCTCGGCGTCATCGCCCCGCCCCGCGACCGCCGTGAACTGTCCGAACGGCTGACCGCCTACCTCCCCGAACTGCGCGCCACCCCGGAGGCCCGGTCAGCGGCCCGTTTCCTCCTCCTCCGACCCCCGCTCCCGCTCGCGGTACGCCCCTTCTACGGCGGCCTGGCCGCCAACGCCGTGTCCCTGCTCCCGCTCTGGGCCCGCCGCATGCTGTGGCTGCCCCACCTGCCCCTCGTCGAGCCCCTGGCGGTACACCCCACCGGCCAGGCCCTGACCCGGGCCATCCGCTGGGCCATGACACGACCCCAGCGTCCCTCGCCGGGCTCCTAG
- a CDS encoding catalase — protein sequence MTDVSGTGPAPGDDREVLTNRQGHPVHDNQNQRTVGARGPATLENYQFLEKISHFDRERIPERVVHARGVTAYGYFEAYGSWGDEPISRYTRAKLFQERGKRTDLAVRFSTVIGGRDSSEAARDPRGFAVKFYTEDGNWDLVGNNLGVFFIRDAIKFPDVIHALKPDPVTFEQQPRRIFDFMSQTPESMHMLVNLFSPRGIPADYRHMQGFGVNTYKWVNAEGQTKLVKYHWMPKQGVRSMTEEDAANVQADSLGHATKDLYEAVARGDHPEWELLVQMMDDHDHPELDFDPLDDTKTWPEQDFPPKAVGRMVLDRMPENFFAENEQISFGTGVLVDGLDFSDDKMLVGRTFSYSDTQRYRVGPNYLQLPVNQAKNAEVRTNQRDGQMTYHVDGGGANPIVNYEPSITGGLREGQYATEDEQGPEIRGRLTRKRIPRTNDYLQAGQRYLLLEDWERDDLVKNLTDLLAQCDRPVQERMVWHFLLVENELGLRVGDGLGISPEDVAGLEPLASQDLTDEDRKRLSNLGKNPPRGVEGLTMTHCVPDERHVVTR from the coding sequence ATGACGGATGTGTCCGGTACCGGTCCCGCTCCCGGCGACGACCGCGAGGTACTCACCAACCGCCAGGGCCACCCGGTCCACGACAACCAGAACCAGCGCACCGTCGGCGCCCGCGGGCCCGCCACGCTGGAGAACTACCAGTTCCTGGAGAAGATCAGCCACTTCGACCGGGAACGCATCCCCGAGCGCGTCGTGCATGCCCGCGGCGTCACCGCCTACGGCTATTTCGAGGCGTACGGCAGCTGGGGCGACGAGCCGATCAGCCGTTACACCCGCGCCAAGCTGTTCCAGGAGCGGGGCAAGCGCACCGACCTGGCCGTCCGCTTCTCCACCGTCATCGGCGGCCGGGACTCCTCCGAGGCCGCACGCGACCCCCGCGGCTTCGCCGTGAAGTTCTACACCGAGGACGGCAACTGGGACCTGGTCGGCAACAACCTGGGCGTCTTCTTCATCCGGGACGCCATCAAGTTCCCGGACGTCATCCACGCCCTCAAACCCGACCCGGTCACCTTCGAGCAGCAGCCGCGCCGCATCTTCGACTTCATGTCCCAGACCCCCGAGTCGATGCACATGCTGGTCAACCTGTTCAGCCCGCGCGGCATCCCCGCGGACTACCGCCACATGCAGGGCTTCGGCGTCAACACCTACAAGTGGGTCAACGCCGAAGGGCAGACCAAGCTGGTCAAGTACCACTGGATGCCCAAGCAGGGCGTGCGCAGCATGACCGAGGAGGACGCCGCCAACGTGCAGGCCGACTCGCTCGGCCACGCCACCAAGGACCTCTACGAGGCCGTGGCCCGTGGGGATCACCCCGAGTGGGAGCTCCTGGTCCAGATGATGGACGACCACGACCATCCCGAACTGGACTTCGACCCGCTCGACGACACCAAGACGTGGCCCGAGCAGGACTTCCCGCCCAAGGCGGTGGGCCGGATGGTGCTCGACCGGATGCCCGAGAACTTCTTCGCCGAGAACGAGCAGATCTCCTTCGGCACCGGAGTCCTCGTCGACGGCCTGGACTTCTCCGACGACAAGATGCTCGTCGGCCGGACCTTCTCCTACAGCGACACCCAGCGCTACCGGGTCGGCCCGAACTACCTCCAGCTCCCCGTCAACCAGGCCAAGAACGCCGAGGTGCGCACCAACCAGCGCGACGGCCAGATGACGTACCACGTGGACGGCGGGGGCGCGAACCCGATCGTCAACTACGAGCCGTCCATCACCGGCGGCCTGCGTGAGGGCCAGTACGCGACCGAGGACGAGCAGGGCCCGGAGATCCGCGGGCGGCTCACCCGCAAGCGCATCCCCCGCACCAATGACTACCTCCAGGCCGGGCAGCGCTACCTGCTGCTGGAGGACTGGGAGCGCGACGACCTGGTGAAGAACCTCACCGACCTGCTCGCGCAGTGCGACCGGCCCGTGCAGGAGCGCATGGTGTGGCACTTCCTGCTGGTCGAGAACGAGCTGGGCCTGCGGGTGGGTGACGGGCTCGGGATCAGCCCGGAGGACGTCGCCGGCCTGGAGCCGCTGGCCTCGCAGGACCTCACCGACGAGGACCGCAAGCGGCTGTCGAACCTCGGCAAGAACCCGCCGCGTGGCGTCGAGGGCCTGACCATGACCCACTGCGTCCCGGACGAGCGGCATGTCGTGACCCGCTGA
- a CDS encoding LacI family DNA-binding transcriptional regulator, whose amino-acid sequence MTQGEPPPRSPRSRPTMREVAALAGVAIKTVSRVVNGVPTVDPAIVARVRAAADQLGYRPNLTASSLRRGDGRTATIGMLVEDAANPFSAALTRTVENVARERGVLVLVASLDEDPARERELARALVDRRVDGLVIVPAGRDQSYLISEQRSGTCMVFVDREAGLLDADAVVSDNRQGAVTAVEHLLRAGHRRIAYLGDRASIPTAALRFEGYRHALEVAHVKCDDEIVRHVEASEAAAMAATEEFLMLPNPPTALFTSQNLLTIGAVRALRALGLQHSVAHVGFDDFPLADILSPGVSVIAQDVEQLGKQAAETLFRRLDGDEAPTRTVTVPTRLIERGSGEIPAGAPGG is encoded by the coding sequence ATGACTCAGGGCGAACCTCCGCCGCGGTCCCCCCGCAGCCGTCCCACGATGCGTGAGGTGGCGGCCCTGGCCGGCGTGGCGATCAAGACGGTCTCGCGTGTCGTCAACGGCGTCCCCACCGTGGACCCGGCGATCGTCGCCCGGGTCCGTGCGGCCGCCGACCAGCTGGGCTATCGGCCCAACCTGACGGCCAGCAGCCTGCGGCGCGGGGACGGTCGTACGGCCACCATCGGCATGCTCGTCGAGGACGCCGCGAACCCCTTCTCCGCCGCGCTGACCCGCACCGTCGAGAACGTGGCGCGGGAGCGCGGTGTGCTGGTGCTGGTCGCCAGTCTCGACGAGGACCCGGCCAGGGAACGGGAGTTGGCGCGGGCGCTCGTCGACCGCAGGGTCGACGGGCTGGTGATCGTCCCGGCGGGGCGCGACCAGAGCTATCTGATCAGCGAGCAGCGGTCCGGCACCTGCATGGTCTTCGTGGACCGCGAGGCCGGTCTGCTCGACGCGGACGCCGTGGTCTCCGACAACCGGCAGGGCGCGGTCACCGCCGTCGAGCATCTGCTGCGGGCGGGACACCGCCGGATCGCCTACCTCGGCGACCGGGCGTCGATCCCCACCGCCGCGCTGCGTTTCGAGGGGTACCGGCACGCGCTGGAGGTCGCGCACGTCAAGTGCGACGACGAGATCGTGCGTCATGTGGAGGCCAGTGAGGCGGCGGCGATGGCCGCGACCGAGGAGTTCCTGATGCTGCCGAACCCGCCGACGGCGCTGTTCACCAGCCAGAACCTGCTCACCATAGGGGCCGTTCGCGCCCTGCGCGCGCTGGGGTTGCAGCACTCCGTGGCCCATGTGGGCTTCGACGACTTCCCGCTGGCCGACATCCTCAGCCCGGGCGTCTCGGTCATCGCCCAGGACGTCGAACAACTCGGCAAGCAGGCCGCGGAGACGCTCTTCCGGAGGCTGGACGGTGACGAGGCACCCACCCGGACCGTCACCGTGCCGACCCGGCTGATCGAGCGCGGCTCCGGCGAGATCCCGGCGGGGGCGCCCGGGGGCTGA
- a CDS encoding substrate-binding domain-containing protein, with translation MNFSSSQVSGRRSPRVRAAAIGVTMCLGVTLAACGSSDSGSTAGSGDKVGVSLILKTLTNPYFVSMQKDAKAQAAKDNVDLTVAAGSSDGDTQTQITAVDNAISRGDKGILITTNGDAVNAALNRAKQAGLFVIALDTALNPASTADITYATDNEQAGKLDGQYAAAALDGKPAVIAMLDLFNNQVVSVDIQRDHGFLEGMGIDPGSKTENGKEAKSGKYTGGKGGTYTIACHQPTQGAIDGGRTAMENCLSANPDINVVYAINEPAGEGAYNALKAAGKEKNVAIYAIDGSCSGLKNVTSGKFAADAVQYPGKMAALGVSSIAKLARGGSKPSVTNGKSFYDTGTALVANKALGGLTVQSPEQAASACWGS, from the coding sequence ATGAACTTCTCCAGCAGCCAGGTGTCGGGCCGCCGCAGTCCGCGCGTCCGTGCGGCAGCGATCGGCGTCACCATGTGCCTCGGCGTCACGCTGGCGGCCTGCGGTTCCTCCGACAGCGGCTCCACGGCGGGCAGCGGCGACAAGGTCGGGGTCTCGCTGATCCTGAAGACGCTCACCAACCCCTACTTCGTGAGCATGCAGAAGGACGCCAAGGCCCAGGCCGCCAAGGACAACGTGGACCTGACCGTGGCGGCGGGCAGCTCCGACGGTGACACCCAGACCCAGATCACCGCCGTCGACAACGCCATATCGCGCGGCGACAAGGGCATCCTCATCACCACCAACGGCGACGCCGTGAACGCCGCCCTGAACCGCGCCAAGCAGGCCGGCCTCTTCGTGATCGCCCTCGACACCGCACTCAACCCGGCGAGCACCGCCGACATCACCTACGCGACCGACAACGAGCAGGCCGGCAAGCTCGACGGCCAGTACGCGGCCGCCGCCCTGGACGGCAAGCCCGCGGTGATCGCCATGCTCGACCTGTTCAACAACCAGGTGGTCTCCGTCGACATCCAGCGCGACCACGGCTTCCTGGAGGGCATGGGCATCGACCCGGGCAGCAAGACCGAGAACGGCAAGGAGGCCAAGTCCGGCAAGTACACCGGCGGCAAGGGCGGCACGTACACCATCGCCTGCCACCAGCCCACCCAGGGTGCCATCGACGGCGGGCGCACCGCGATGGAGAACTGTCTGTCGGCCAACCCGGACATCAACGTCGTCTACGCGATCAACGAGCCCGCCGGTGAAGGCGCGTACAACGCCCTCAAGGCCGCCGGCAAGGAGAAGAACGTCGCGATCTACGCCATCGACGGCAGCTGCTCCGGCCTGAAGAACGTCACCAGCGGCAAGTTCGCCGCCGACGCCGTGCAGTACCCCGGCAAGATGGCCGCCCTCGGCGTGAGTTCCATCGCGAAGCTGGCCCGCGGCGGCAGCAAGCCCAGCGTCACCAACGGCAAGTCGTTCTACGACACCGGAACGGCCCTCGTCGCGAACAAGGCCCTGGGCGGCCTGACCGTGCAGTCCCCGGAGCAGGCCGCGTCCGCCTGCTGGGGCAGCTGA
- a CDS encoding phosphatase PAP2 family protein yields the protein MLDRPQWDQRVARDLLRDLAALDQALYEAVTVTRTPTLDYALRRLSAAADHSKISFTVAGLLALFPGRPRRAAALGVAAIGVASASANLLGKRLVRRPRPHRAVDSPFPGRHVPMPESASFPSGHTASAVAFAAAVGPALPVVTVPLGLLACAVGYSRIHTGVHYPGDVVAGAVLGTGAAAVVLATVGRQGPDRRGLLDRRG from the coding sequence ATGCTTGACCGACCCCAGTGGGACCAGCGAGTCGCCCGGGACCTGTTGCGCGATCTCGCCGCCCTCGACCAGGCGCTGTACGAGGCGGTGACCGTCACCCGGACACCGACCCTGGACTACGCCCTGCGCCGGCTGTCCGCGGCGGCGGACCACTCCAAGATCTCCTTCACGGTCGCCGGACTGCTCGCGCTGTTCCCCGGCCGGCCCCGGCGCGCCGCCGCGCTCGGGGTCGCGGCCATCGGGGTCGCCTCCGCGAGCGCGAACCTGCTCGGCAAGCGCCTGGTGCGACGGCCGCGTCCGCACCGGGCCGTGGACTCGCCGTTCCCCGGACGGCATGTGCCCATGCCGGAGTCGGCGTCGTTCCCCTCCGGCCACACCGCGTCCGCGGTCGCGTTCGCCGCGGCGGTGGGACCCGCCCTGCCCGTCGTCACCGTGCCGCTCGGCCTGCTGGCCTGCGCGGTGGGCTACTCACGGATCCACACCGGCGTGCACTACCCGGGCGACGTGGTCGCCGGCGCCGTCCTGGGCACCGGTGCGGCCGCGGTCGTCCTCGCCACGGTCGGCCGGCAGGGACCGGACCGGCGGGGACTGCTGGACCGGCGGGGCTGA
- a CDS encoding ABC transporter permease, whose product MTTHVDSQATPAPAEEFLNRPATLSQRVHSVLHRQPALSPAIVLVLAAIVFSLVNDRFYALQNLSLVAQQVAVIGTLAVGQTVIILTAGIDLSIGAVMVLASLLMSKLVADSGWPGGLALLAGAVVAVAAQAVNGLLVTKVKLPPFIVTLGTLSVFTAITLIYAKGQTISLQPGNLLMWSGQTIAIGQLNLTYGVLLMIALYAVVGYALRYTAWGRHLYAVGDDIEAARLAGISVNRVLLSAYMLAGVTIAVAAWVLVGRVGGGDPNSGLNANLQSITAVVIGGTSLFGGRGVVFGSLIGALIVQVFVNGLALAGIDPNYQVLAVGVLVIAAVSVDQWIRSVKS is encoded by the coding sequence GTGACCACTCACGTGGACAGTCAAGCCACACCGGCACCGGCGGAGGAGTTCCTCAACCGGCCCGCCACCCTCAGCCAGCGCGTCCACTCGGTGCTGCACCGCCAGCCGGCGCTCAGCCCGGCGATCGTGCTGGTGCTCGCAGCCATCGTGTTCTCCCTGGTGAACGACCGCTTCTACGCGCTCCAGAACCTCTCGCTGGTGGCCCAGCAGGTGGCCGTCATCGGGACGCTCGCCGTCGGCCAGACGGTGATCATCCTGACCGCGGGCATCGACCTGTCGATCGGCGCCGTTATGGTGCTCGCCTCTCTGCTGATGTCGAAGCTGGTCGCCGACAGCGGCTGGCCCGGCGGACTCGCCCTGCTGGCCGGAGCCGTCGTCGCGGTCGCCGCACAGGCCGTCAACGGACTGCTGGTGACCAAGGTCAAACTGCCGCCGTTCATCGTCACCCTCGGCACCCTCAGCGTCTTCACCGCGATCACCCTGATCTACGCCAAGGGCCAGACCATCTCCCTCCAGCCGGGCAACCTCCTGATGTGGAGCGGCCAGACGATCGCCATCGGCCAGCTGAACCTGACGTACGGCGTCCTCCTGATGATCGCCCTGTACGCGGTGGTCGGCTACGCCCTGCGCTACACCGCCTGGGGCCGTCACCTGTACGCCGTGGGCGACGACATCGAGGCCGCCCGGCTCGCCGGCATCTCCGTCAACCGGGTGCTGCTGAGCGCCTACATGCTGGCCGGCGTCACCATCGCGGTGGCGGCCTGGGTCCTGGTCGGCCGGGTCGGCGGCGGCGACCCCAACAGCGGTCTCAACGCCAACCTCCAGTCCATCACCGCCGTGGTCATCGGCGGCACCAGCCTGTTCGGCGGACGAGGCGTGGTGTTCGGGTCGCTGATCGGCGCGCTCATCGTCCAGGTCTTCGTCAACGGTCTCGCCCTGGCCGGGATCGACCCGAACTACCAAGTCCTCGCAGTCGGCGTCCTGGTGATCGCGGCTGTCTCCGTCGACCAGTGGATCCGGAGTGTGAAGTCGTGA
- a CDS encoding DsbA family oxidoreductase: MKVDIWAEVTCPWCGLGSHRLDRAVERFEHGNEVEVVHHSFPLSSSFPVGETFGVRDALLRRYGMGGSQAEASTRRIEALAAAEGLTPYKVLDNLVGNTDLAHEFLAHASAEGRNREAWDAIFRAYFGQARPVFTMDDLLGLGQEIGLDREGTRRALTEHRYQRQVSDDAARAQRLGATGAPFIVVDGTYGIPGAQDSDGLLHVLRTAWDASHPLTLGTDGDAAVCGPDGCAVPAGS, encoded by the coding sequence ATGAAGGTCGACATCTGGGCCGAGGTCACCTGCCCCTGGTGCGGGCTGGGCAGCCACCGTCTGGACCGTGCCGTGGAGCGGTTCGAGCACGGCAATGAGGTGGAAGTCGTCCACCACTCGTTCCCGCTGAGCAGTTCCTTCCCCGTGGGTGAGACGTTCGGCGTCCGTGACGCGCTGCTGCGCCGGTACGGCATGGGCGGTTCCCAGGCGGAGGCGTCCACGCGTCGGATCGAGGCGCTGGCCGCGGCCGAGGGGCTCACCCCCTACAAGGTGTTGGACAACCTGGTCGGCAACACCGACCTGGCGCACGAGTTCCTCGCCCACGCCTCCGCCGAGGGCAGGAACCGCGAGGCCTGGGACGCGATCTTCCGCGCCTACTTCGGCCAGGCCCGCCCCGTCTTCACCATGGACGACCTGCTCGGCCTGGGCCAGGAGATCGGCCTGGACCGCGAGGGCACCCGCCGGGCGCTCACCGAGCACCGCTACCAGCGGCAGGTGAGCGACGATGCCGCCCGCGCCCAGCGCCTGGGCGCCACCGGCGCGCCCTTCATCGTCGTCGACGGCACGTACGGCATCCCCGGGGCCCAGGACAGCGACGGCCTTCTCCACGTGTTGCGCACGGCCTGGGACGCATCCCACCCGCTCACCCTGGGCACCGACGGCGACGCTGCGGTCTGCGGCCCCGACGGCTGCGCCGTACCGGCCGGCAGTTGA